Genomic DNA from Peribacillus simplex NBRC 15720 = DSM 1321:
GACCGTTGCGACTCCTACACTCTCCAACGCAGGTAAAACACATGGACAGTTAAGCTCTTGCTTTATCGACGCAATTGAAGATTCCATTGACGGCATCTACCTATCTAACTACGATGCAGCAAAAGTATCTAAATTCGGTGGCGGCGTCGGTCTTTACGTTGGTAAGATTCGCTCTCTTGGTTCTGATATCCGAGGTTTCTCTGGAAACAGTTCCGGCACGACTCCCTGGATTCGACTATTCAACCAGACAGCTGTAAGTGTCGATCAATTGGGTCAACGTAAAGGTGCCATCGCGATTTACTTGGATGCCTGGCATAAAGATATCATGAGCTTCCTCGATTTGAAAACACAAAACGGGGATGACAGATTAAAAGCCCATGATATTTTTACAGGTGTATGCATACCTGATTTATTCATGGAGGCTGTACGCGACAGAAAAGAATGGTATCTTTTCGATCCGCATACCGTTAAGCAAACCCTTGGATTTTCACTTGAAGATCTTTATGACGAGAAGAAAGGCGAAGGAAGCTTCAGGAATCATTATGCACTTGCTGTCGAGGCCGCAGAAAATGGCACGCTTCCAAACTATAGCTTTGAAAAAATCAATGCGATGGACATCATGAAAAGCATCATGATTTCTCAATTGGAAGAAGGCGTACCATATATGTTCTACCGCGATGAAGTGAACCGGAAGAATCCCAATAAACATAAAGGTATGATTTATTGCTCTAACCTTTGCACGGAGATTGCCCAAAACCTAAGCCCTTCGACGATCACGGATGAATATGAAACAGAAGATGGAGATGTTGTTGTGGTTCGTAAAAGCGGCGATTTCGTTGTCTGCAACCTTTCATCCATTAACTTGCCCCGAGCGGTGGGCAGTGATGTTTTGGAAAGATTGATTCCCATTCAGATCCGTATGCTGGATAATGTCATTGATGTGAATAATCTTCCTGTCAAACAAGCATCCATCTCGAACAAACGTTACCGGGCAATTGGTTTAGGAACGTTTGGATGGCATCATTTACTTGCCACACAGAATATTTATTGGGAATCCGATGAGGCTGTTCACTATGCCGATGCTTTATACGAAAAGATCGCTTACTTAACAATTAAGGCATCCAACGAATTAGCCAAGGAAAAAGGATCATACCCATATTTTGAAGGATCGGATTGGCATACAGGGAGCTATTTCGAACTGCGTGACTATACAGATCAAAAATGGATGGATTTAAAAGCAGACGTGCAGGAACACGGGACCCGTAATGGATATTTAATGGCCATTGCACCCAATTCATCGACCGCTAAAATCGGTAATTCCACGGATGGAATCGATCCTTTGTATGAAATTGAATTTTACGAAGAAAAGAAAAACTTCAAATTCAAGGTGACCGCACCAGGCTTGACGCCAAAAACTTATGAATATTATAAAAAGACGCGATTTAATTTGGACCAACTGGAAAGCATCAGGCAAAATGCAGCCCGCCAACGCCATATTGACCAAGCAATCAGCTTTAATCTGTATGTACACAATACAATCAAAGCGAAGGTCCTATTGGATATCCATTTAACGGCATGGGAAAGCGGGTTGAAATCAACGTATTATGTTCGTTCGACTTCTTCCGAATATGACAATGCCTGCGAAAGCTGTTCAAGTTAACGACAATCATAACCCAGTAATCTATTAAAGGAGTTTTCACGAATGACCAATCATATCAAAAAGATTCGGATGCTGGAACCAACGCATCCAACCAAGGCAACCGGTGTTTTCAAAGGAGAAGCTTCAGGCTTCCTCCTTTGGAACGATATTCAGTATGAAAAATTCTATGATACCTATACACAGCTCATCAATAACTTTTGGAAGCCTTCGAGCGTGAACATGATTCAGGATAAAAAGCAGTGGGGCGAATTGGACGAAGATATCCAGGACGCTTTTCTCGATATCCTTACGATGATTGCTGGAATGGACAGTCTTCAAACGCCCACTTTAGTAGAAATCCTTCGGTACATCAAGGATCCGGCGGCAAAGGCTATCCTGGCCAACATGGCCCAGCAGGAATCGATCCATAATGAATCTTATTCCTATATCCTTGCTTCCTTGATTCCGGTAGGCAAGCAAAAACAGCTTTTCGACCGCATTAAAGAACATCCTGAAGTGATTAAGCGTAACCAACCGATCGTTGATGCTTATCAAACGTTCGTGGATGATCCCAGCCCTCAGCATTTATTCGAGGCACTGATCCATTCAACGAACCTTGAAGGGATTTATTTCTACCTGGCTTTCGCCTTTTATTATAATTTAGGACGCCAAAATTTAATGACCGGTTCCGCTACGATGATATCCTATATTCATCGCGATGAAATGGTCCATTTCGATTTCATTGGAATGCTCGTTCAAATCTTGATGTATGAATATCCTGAGTTAAATAATGAAGAAAATACTAAGTTCATCTATACAACGATTGAAAAAGCAGTCGAACTCGAAAAGGAATGGTCTGAATATATGCTCGAAGATATCCAAACCAAAGCCGATCTCGATTTGGAAGAATTCAATGAGTACATCGAATATATCGCCAACAAACGGTTACGTATGCTAGGCCTTGAAAATTTGTATAGAGAGTATGACGAGAACCCGATGCCATGGATCAAAACGTTCGATGATGAATCCATCGGACTTACCAAAACCGATTTCTTCGAACAGAAGTCAAGGACATACAGTCAAGTAAATGCCAGCAATGGGTTCGATGAGCTGTAAAGTTGCCATAGTCTATCATTCTGCCGGCGGCAATACAAAAGCGCTTGCTGAAGCCCTTACTTCCC
This window encodes:
- a CDS encoding ribonucleoside-diphosphate reductase subunit alpha codes for the protein MTQTYNSTISENDTETKSIQLEMLSKEFEGRLDMEKFKKRFTKWLDRKSDSTEEQASRKLIQLALEGVDIDAPDWTFVAAAELLNTMYRDARANRGYEGMSYGPFYELITELSQLSEGQRYPIYKSELLSSYTKAEIEELGSVIDPEKDKLFSYIGIYLLNDRYLARPKKDKVYELPQERFMIIAMEIMRLEKTEHRLQLIKEAYWAMSNLYMTVATPTLSNAGKTHGQLSSCFIDAIEDSIDGIYLSNYDAAKVSKFGGGVGLYVGKIRSLGSDIRGFSGNSSGTTPWIRLFNQTAVSVDQLGQRKGAIAIYLDAWHKDIMSFLDLKTQNGDDRLKAHDIFTGVCIPDLFMEAVRDRKEWYLFDPHTVKQTLGFSLEDLYDEKKGEGSFRNHYALAVEAAENGTLPNYSFEKINAMDIMKSIMISQLEEGVPYMFYRDEVNRKNPNKHKGMIYCSNLCTEIAQNLSPSTITDEYETEDGDVVVVRKSGDFVVCNLSSINLPRAVGSDVLERLIPIQIRMLDNVIDVNNLPVKQASISNKRYRAIGLGTFGWHHLLATQNIYWESDEAVHYADALYEKIAYLTIKASNELAKEKGSYPYFEGSDWHTGSYFELRDYTDQKWMDLKADVQEHGTRNGYLMAIAPNSSTAKIGNSTDGIDPLYEIEFYEEKKNFKFKVTAPGLTPKTYEYYKKTRFNLDQLESIRQNAARQRHIDQAISFNLYVHNTIKAKVLLDIHLTAWESGLKSTYYVRSTSSEYDNACESCSS
- a CDS encoding ribonucleotide-diphosphate reductase subunit beta, whose translation is MTNHIKKIRMLEPTHPTKATGVFKGEASGFLLWNDIQYEKFYDTYTQLINNFWKPSSVNMIQDKKQWGELDEDIQDAFLDILTMIAGMDSLQTPTLVEILRYIKDPAAKAILANMAQQESIHNESYSYILASLIPVGKQKQLFDRIKEHPEVIKRNQPIVDAYQTFVDDPSPQHLFEALIHSTNLEGIYFYLAFAFYYNLGRQNLMTGSATMISYIHRDEMVHFDFIGMLVQILMYEYPELNNEENTKFIYTTIEKAVELEKEWSEYMLEDIQTKADLDLEEFNEYIEYIANKRLRMLGLENLYREYDENPMPWIKTFDDESIGLTKTDFFEQKSRTYSQVNASNGFDEL